A genomic window from Sulfurimonas paralvinellae includes:
- the metH gene encoding methionine synthase translates to MTTKQYLLKTINKRPLIIDGAIGTQLQQRDDQIPEDAWEGNEGCNELLNVTAPEIMNDIFSAYLTAGADLITTNTFGSFSWVLDEYQIGDRAYELTKAGAELVKKQCEKFSTPEHPRFCLGSIGPGTKLPSLGHISYDEMYAGYTEFCLGLIDGGADIFLLETCQDPLQIKAALHACQEACRQRDVEIPIMVSVTIELSGSMLIGTDAQTIATIMEPFDILSLGFNCGTGPDQVEKHVKTLSELWGKPISVHANAGLPQNRGGYTYYPMGPDEFADKQENFLKYDGVSFLGGCCGTTPQHIRALVDRVASITPRPPSGSQENSLASLFSTVPLMQEPAPLLMGERSNATGSKAFRELLLAEDYEGTLSVAQQQVRAGAHVLDVNVGFAGRDETKDMNAVMGMYNQKISIPLMPDSTQTKGLETALKNIGGRPILNSVNLEDGEEKFDAVCQLAKKFGTALVCLTIDEVGMAKTVENKIAVAERIIDLATQRHGLKKEDLVFDVLTFTLGSGDEEYLDAGINTIEAIRELRKRHPEVGTTLGLSNISFGLDKDARPYLNSMFLHHCLEAGLTSVIINVKHIIPINKISKEDQEICDNLIFNRGEEPLFKFIEHFSTKEAVDNEAEDAEYLAMSDEEKIAKLLMDGDKERMIPLVEEVRHRIPAEKIVNEILIDAMKVIGELFGSGQMQLPFVLQSAETMKKTVDFLNPYLPKIEKAVDTTLVLGTVKGDVHDVGKNLVDIILSNNGYKVQNLGIKVELEQFLDAMEKDANISAIGMSGLLVKSTQVMLENLTTLEEKGIKIPVLLGGAALTRSFIDDFCRKAYSGPIFYCRDAFDGVTAMSRIEAGNMDTNLHPDAPQIEKKEEKEVVIPPFEEIKMPSRDVEVPTPPFWGRRELKLTQQQVELAFEWINHKLLFKSRWGYSSKGMSKEAYQKQLDEVVWPAYEKLKARFLEEQLFEPTILYGYWPCRSDDTSLLIFPENEGWFSEDEINREPLEQIIGRAEEVFTFPRQRRKPHRALSDFFHADRHDVVALTCVSAGSKLSEVEHEIYERGDYTEYYQFHGLGVELAEALAEIAHKQIRLDLNIAKDEGNTLADVRMNRYQGSRYSFGYAACPDLELNRPLFNLLKPEEFGIELSETFQIHPEQSTSALVVYHPDATYYNV, encoded by the coding sequence ATGACGACAAAACAATACCTTTTAAAAACAATCAACAAACGCCCCCTTATCATCGATGGTGCCATAGGTACCCAACTGCAGCAGCGTGATGATCAGATTCCAGAAGATGCTTGGGAAGGCAATGAAGGTTGTAATGAGCTGTTAAATGTGACAGCACCGGAGATCATGAACGATATCTTCTCTGCCTATCTGACAGCCGGGGCAGATCTCATTACCACCAATACCTTTGGCTCGTTTTCATGGGTACTTGATGAGTATCAGATCGGCGATCGTGCTTATGAGCTCACAAAAGCCGGGGCAGAGCTGGTTAAAAAACAGTGCGAAAAGTTCTCTACCCCAGAACATCCCCGTTTTTGTCTGGGTTCCATCGGACCGGGGACAAAACTGCCATCACTCGGTCACATCAGCTATGATGAGATGTATGCAGGTTATACAGAGTTTTGTCTTGGACTTATCGACGGCGGTGCCGATATATTCTTGCTTGAGACATGTCAGGATCCTCTGCAGATCAAAGCAGCCCTGCATGCCTGTCAGGAAGCCTGTCGTCAAAGAGATGTAGAAATTCCAATTATGGTATCCGTTACTATCGAGCTTAGCGGTTCTATGCTCATTGGTACAGATGCACAGACAATTGCCACCATTATGGAGCCATTTGATATTCTCTCTCTTGGTTTTAACTGTGGGACAGGACCCGATCAGGTTGAAAAACATGTTAAAACACTCTCTGAACTCTGGGGTAAACCGATCTCGGTTCATGCCAATGCAGGTCTTCCTCAAAACAGAGGCGGCTACACCTACTACCCTATGGGACCTGATGAGTTCGCCGACAAACAGGAAAACTTTCTAAAGTATGACGGAGTAAGCTTTTTAGGCGGTTGTTGTGGAACGACACCTCAACATATTCGTGCCCTCGTTGACAGAGTTGCCAGCATCACACCACGACCTCCAAGCGGTTCGCAGGAAAACTCTCTTGCTTCACTCTTCTCTACAGTCCCTCTGATGCAAGAACCAGCACCTCTGCTTATGGGAGAGCGAAGCAATGCAACAGGCTCCAAAGCCTTTCGTGAACTTCTCTTGGCAGAAGATTATGAAGGTACGCTTTCTGTAGCACAGCAGCAGGTTCGCGCAGGCGCCCATGTCCTTGATGTCAATGTCGGTTTTGCAGGACGTGACGAGACAAAGGACATGAATGCGGTTATGGGCATGTACAACCAAAAGATATCCATACCGCTTATGCCTGACTCCACGCAAACAAAGGGGCTTGAAACTGCACTCAAAAACATCGGTGGACGCCCGATACTCAACTCTGTCAACCTCGAAGACGGTGAAGAGAAATTCGATGCTGTCTGCCAACTTGCCAAAAAGTTCGGTACAGCCTTGGTCTGCCTGACAATCGATGAAGTCGGTATGGCAAAGACCGTCGAAAATAAAATTGCAGTTGCCGAACGCATCATTGATCTAGCAACACAGAGACACGGTCTGAAAAAAGAGGATCTGGTATTTGATGTACTTACCTTTACACTCGGAAGTGGAGATGAAGAGTATCTTGATGCCGGTATCAACACCATAGAAGCGATCCGCGAACTTCGCAAGCGCCACCCTGAAGTAGGAACGACACTCGGACTTTCCAACATCTCTTTTGGTCTTGATAAAGATGCCCGTCCATACCTCAACTCAATGTTCCTGCACCACTGTCTTGAAGCAGGGCTGACTTCAGTCATCATCAATGTAAAACATATCATCCCTATCAACAAAATAAGTAAAGAAGATCAGGAGATATGCGACAACCTCATATTCAACCGTGGTGAAGAACCTCTTTTCAAATTCATTGAACACTTCAGCACAAAAGAGGCAGTTGATAATGAAGCCGAAGATGCCGAATATCTTGCAATGAGTGATGAAGAGAAGATTGCGAAACTACTCATGGATGGGGACAAAGAGAGGATGATTCCGCTTGTCGAAGAGGTTCGCCACCGCATTCCTGCAGAAAAAATCGTCAATGAGATTCTTATCGATGCGATGAAGGTCATCGGTGAACTTTTTGGAAGCGGGCAAATGCAGCTGCCTTTTGTTCTGCAATCAGCTGAGACTATGAAAAAGACCGTTGATTTTCTTAACCCCTACCTGCCAAAGATCGAAAAAGCGGTTGATACAACCCTTGTATTAGGTACCGTAAAAGGAGATGTTCATGATGTCGGTAAAAATCTTGTCGATATCATTCTATCAAACAATGGCTACAAAGTACAAAATCTCGGTATCAAAGTAGAACTCGAGCAGTTCCTAGACGCAATGGAAAAAGATGCCAATATCTCAGCAATAGGTATGAGTGGACTCCTTGTAAAATCAACACAGGTTATGCTTGAAAACCTGACGACACTTGAAGAAAAAGGAATAAAAATTCCTGTTTTACTCGGCGGTGCCGCACTTACCCGCTCTTTTATCGATGATTTCTGTCGAAAAGCCTACAGCGGACCTATCTTCTACTGTAGAGATGCTTTTGACGGTGTAACTGCTATGAGCAGAATCGAAGCAGGCAATATGGACACCAATCTCCATCCGGATGCTCCCCAAATTGAAAAGAAAGAGGAAAAAGAGGTCGTCATTCCTCCTTTTGAAGAGATAAAGATGCCTTCACGTGATGTAGAGGTACCGACGCCGCCGTTTTGGGGAAGACGGGAACTCAAGCTCACGCAGCAACAGGTGGAGCTTGCCTTTGAATGGATCAACCATAAACTACTCTTTAAATCGCGCTGGGGCTACAGCTCAAAAGGCATGAGCAAAGAGGCATACCAAAAACAGCTTGATGAAGTTGTCTGGCCTGCCTATGAAAAGCTAAAAGCGAGATTTTTAGAGGAGCAGCTCTTTGAGCCGACCATACTCTACGGCTATTGGCCATGTAGAAGTGATGATACCTCACTGCTTATCTTTCCTGAAAATGAAGGATGGTTCAGTGAAGATGAGATAAACAGAGAACCTCTTGAGCAGATTATTGGACGTGCAGAAGAAGTTTTTACCTTCCCAAGACAGCGAAGAAAACCACACAGAGCACTGAGTGACTTCTTTCATGCCGATCGTCACGATGTCGTTGCCTTGACCTGCGTGAGCGCCGGAAGTAAGCTGAGTGAAGTCGAACATGAGATATACGAACGCGGTGATTATACAGAATATTATCAATTCCATGGCCTTGGTGTTGAGCTTGCCGAAGCCCTTGCCGAAATAGCTCATAAGCAGATTCGACTCGATCTTAACATTGCAAAAGATGAGGGAAATACCCTTGCTGATGTAAGAATGAATCGTTATCAGGGGAGCCGATACTCTTTTGGTTATGCAGCCTGTCCTGATCTTGAACTCAACCGACCGCTCTTTAATCTTTTAAAGCCTGAAGAGTTTGGCATAGAATTAAGCGAGACATTCCAAATTCATCCGGAGCAGAGTACTTCTGCACTTGTTGTCTATCATCCTGATGCGACTTACTATAATGTCTAA
- the rpsT gene encoding 30S ribosomal protein S20, with translation MANHKSSIKRIRQTIVRTERNRFYRTRLKNIVKAVRSAIEAGNKEEAQAAFQIANKQIHKFVSKGILKKETAARKVSRLHRAVNAI, from the coding sequence ATGGCAAATCACAAGTCATCAATTAAGAGAATTCGCCAGACTATCGTTCGTACAGAGCGTAATCGTTTCTATAGAACTCGTCTTAAAAACATTGTAAAAGCAGTACGTTCAGCTATCGAAGCTGGTAACAAAGAAGAAGCACAAGCAGCATTCCAAATCGCTAACAAACAAATTCATAAATTCGTTAGCAAAGGTATTCTTAAAAAAGAAACTGCAGCTAGAAAAGTAAGCCGTCTTCACAGAGCTGTAAACGCTATATAA
- the glmM gene encoding phosphoglucosamine mutase, with protein sequence MKLFGTDGVRGEAGSFLRAEVAMKLAMAAGIYLKKTAVTNRILVGKDTRRSGYMIENALVSGLTAVGFDVIEVGPMPTPAIAFITENMRCDAGIMISASHNSFEDNGIKFFDGHGDKFSKETEERIEAIFFDDDQLREAQVTGKQIGKAKRIDDVIGRYIVQLKNSFPVEMTLQGMRIVLDTANGAAYKVGPTVLEELGAEVIVLHDQPDGFNINENCGALHTKDLQNAVVKYRADLGIALDGDADRVVIVDEQGAVVDGDQLLGVLGVYMHERGVLKGNGIVATVMSNKGLDDYLQSFGLLLHRSDVGDKNVLEIMKKEGINFGGEQSGHVIMHDFAKTGDGLVSALAVLALIIDKKKKASEVLRPFSLYPQKLVNLNVKEKKPLENIADLREQLDALEAEGIRQLIRYSGTENKLRVLLEAKDDKLMQERMDALVSFFKKALND encoded by the coding sequence ATGAAACTATTTGGTACTGATGGCGTGAGAGGTGAGGCGGGTTCATTTTTACGGGCAGAGGTTGCTATGAAGCTGGCGATGGCGGCTGGGATTTACCTGAAAAAAACGGCTGTGACGAACAGGATTCTTGTCGGTAAAGATACGCGTCGCAGCGGCTACATGATAGAAAATGCACTTGTGAGCGGATTAACGGCCGTTGGTTTTGATGTAATAGAGGTTGGGCCGATGCCTACTCCTGCCATTGCTTTTATTACTGAAAATATGCGTTGTGATGCGGGGATCATGATCTCTGCTTCGCATAACTCTTTTGAAGACAATGGTATTAAATTTTTTGACGGTCATGGAGATAAGTTTTCCAAAGAGACAGAAGAGAGAATAGAAGCGATCTTTTTTGATGATGATCAACTGCGTGAGGCACAGGTTACAGGAAAACAGATAGGAAAGGCAAAACGCATCGATGATGTTATCGGGCGTTATATAGTTCAGCTCAAAAACTCGTTTCCAGTGGAGATGACGCTACAGGGTATGCGCATTGTACTCGATACAGCAAATGGAGCGGCGTATAAGGTAGGGCCTACCGTTTTGGAAGAGCTGGGTGCGGAAGTGATTGTACTGCATGATCAGCCGGATGGTTTCAACATCAATGAAAACTGTGGAGCGCTGCATACAAAAGATCTGCAAAATGCCGTTGTGAAATACAGAGCCGATCTTGGGATAGCGCTTGACGGAGATGCAGACCGTGTTGTCATCGTCGATGAACAGGGTGCTGTCGTCGATGGCGATCAGCTGCTTGGCGTGCTTGGTGTTTATATGCATGAGCGAGGTGTGCTCAAAGGTAACGGCATCGTCGCTACCGTGATGAGCAACAAAGGGCTGGATGATTATCTGCAATCTTTTGGCCTTTTACTGCATCGTTCAGATGTCGGTGATAAAAATGTGCTTGAGATTATGAAAAAAGAGGGTATTAATTTTGGTGGTGAGCAGAGCGGACATGTCATTATGCATGATTTTGCGAAGACGGGTGACGGGCTTGTCTCAGCGCTTGCTGTTTTGGCGCTCATTATCGATAAAAAGAAAAAAGCCTCCGAGGTGTTGCGACCTTTTAGCCTCTATCCGCAAAAACTTGTGAATCTGAATGTAAAAGAGAAAAAACCGCTTGAAAACATTGCCGATCTGCGTGAGCAGCTCGATGCTTTAGAAGCAGAGGGTATTCGCCAGCTTATCCGCTACTCGGGAACAGAGAATAAACTGAGAGTTTTACTCGAAGCCAAAGATGACAAACTGATGCAAGAGCGAATGGATGCCCTTGTCTCTTTTTTTAAAAAAGCGCTCAATGACTAA
- the tig gene encoding trigger factor, which produces MEIKANKINGANAEIEATISTDEVNANVEKIAKQLSKTANVQGFRKGKVPVAIIKKQYGQKLVEDAEAEALREVLSKGLDELKIANESLIGEPTISKFDKSDDKIEVAVKVAMRPEINLDDVDALVPDFKKPEVSDKEVEERIKEIAEGQAPLVNIKRNRKMKEGDTAVIDFEGFVDGKAFEGGKAEGFELLLGSGQFIPGFEDQLIGVKRDEEVELNVTFPENYGSKELAGKEAMFKVKVNQVKVKDEVEVNDELAQKLLQKEDATLDELKAEVKKAIEQEKLAKLYNDELKPKLLEAMVEKLDFDLPEFVVEQEIDMAVNKKASEMSEDEIKELRENPKKLEELRETFRADAEKSVKATFIIDALAQKLGVKVEEQEVMQTIYFEAMQMGQDPQKAYESYKDAGYLPAIQMSMVEDRVLSTLLNKKIEE; this is translated from the coding sequence ATGGAAATCAAAGCAAACAAAATTAATGGCGCAAATGCTGAAATCGAAGCGACAATCTCAACAGATGAGGTAAACGCTAACGTAGAGAAAATTGCAAAACAACTTTCTAAAACTGCTAATGTTCAAGGGTTTAGAAAAGGGAAAGTTCCTGTTGCAATCATCAAAAAACAGTATGGACAAAAACTTGTTGAAGATGCAGAAGCAGAAGCATTGCGTGAGGTGCTCTCAAAAGGGCTTGATGAATTAAAAATCGCTAACGAGTCACTAATCGGTGAGCCGACTATCTCAAAATTTGACAAAAGCGATGACAAAATCGAAGTAGCTGTAAAAGTTGCTATGCGTCCTGAAATCAATTTGGACGATGTTGATGCTTTGGTTCCAGACTTTAAAAAACCCGAAGTAAGCGACAAAGAGGTTGAAGAGAGAATCAAAGAGATCGCTGAAGGTCAGGCACCGCTTGTAAACATCAAACGTAACCGTAAAATGAAAGAAGGTGATACTGCTGTTATCGACTTTGAAGGTTTTGTTGACGGAAAAGCATTCGAAGGCGGAAAAGCTGAAGGATTCGAGCTTCTTTTAGGTTCAGGTCAGTTCATTCCAGGTTTTGAAGACCAGCTTATCGGCGTAAAACGTGACGAAGAAGTTGAACTTAACGTAACTTTCCCTGAGAACTACGGTTCAAAAGAACTTGCCGGTAAAGAAGCGATGTTCAAAGTAAAAGTTAATCAGGTAAAAGTAAAAGATGAGGTGGAAGTAAATGACGAACTTGCACAAAAACTTTTACAAAAAGAGGACGCTACTTTAGATGAGTTAAAAGCTGAAGTGAAAAAAGCGATCGAGCAGGAGAAACTTGCAAAACTTTACAATGATGAGCTAAAACCTAAACTTTTAGAAGCGATGGTTGAAAAACTTGACTTTGATCTTCCAGAGTTCGTTGTAGAACAAGAGATTGACATGGCTGTAAACAAAAAAGCTTCTGAAATGAGCGAAGATGAGATTAAAGAGCTTCGTGAAAACCCTAAGAAATTAGAAGAACTTCGTGAAACATTTAGAGCAGATGCAGAAAAAAGTGTAAAAGCTACATTTATCATTGACGCACTTGCTCAAAAGCTTGGTGTAAAAGTCGAAGAACAGGAAGTTATGCAGACTATCTACTTTGAAGCAATGCAAATGGGTCAAGATCCGCAAAAAGCATATGAAAGCTACAAAGATGCAGGATACCTTCCGGCTATTCAAATGTCTATGGTAGAAGACAGAGTGTTAAGCACACTTTTAAACAAGAAGATAGAAGAGTAA
- the def gene encoding peptide deformylase, translating into MKLQIVEYPDKRLRQKSQEVKVFDEKLHELLDAMHPFMIETNGIGLAAIQVAHPIRALVINLPDEEGEQHPENLLEIINPVIVSKAGETTYQEGCLSVPQFYEDVKRHDMITINYQDREGNTKTLDADGLLAIAIQHEMDHLEGILFIDHLSYARRKKFEKEYKRMQKERKKSK; encoded by the coding sequence ATGAAGTTACAAATAGTCGAATATCCAGATAAAAGACTGCGTCAAAAATCCCAAGAGGTAAAAGTTTTTGATGAAAAACTACATGAATTGCTTGATGCGATGCACCCGTTTATGATAGAGACGAATGGTATCGGACTTGCCGCTATTCAGGTCGCTCATCCGATTCGGGCACTTGTTATCAATCTGCCAGATGAAGAGGGTGAACAGCACCCTGAAAATCTTCTTGAGATCATCAACCCCGTCATTGTATCCAAAGCGGGAGAGACAACTTATCAGGAGGGTTGTTTGAGTGTTCCCCAGTTTTATGAAGATGTGAAGCGCCATGATATGATAACGATCAATTATCAAGACAGAGAAGGCAACACGAAAACACTTGATGCAGATGGCCTTTTAGCTATAGCCATTCAACACGAGATGGATCATCTGGAGGGTATCTTGTTTATCGACCATCTCTCCTATGCTCGTCGTAAAAAGTTTGAAAAAGAGTATAAAAGAATGCAAAAAGAGCGTAAAAAATCCAAATAA
- the lspA gene encoding signal peptidase II, with translation MTNHTLRLLAILLFSLAGIFIIDQNIKALFVDGFRYYTECIDLILVYNKGVAFSMFAFLQEYLKYIQLVLVSGVLIYVIYLRKICYAMPVGILLGGAFSNIYDRFIHEGVVDMVYWHCGFNFAVFNFADVMIDLAVVWLLILNFKPQLCKS, from the coding sequence ATGACTAATCATACACTGCGACTGCTAGCAATACTGCTTTTTTCGCTTGCGGGTATTTTCATCATTGACCAAAACATCAAAGCACTCTTTGTGGATGGCTTTCGCTACTATACGGAGTGTATCGATCTCATCCTTGTATATAATAAGGGTGTTGCTTTTTCTATGTTCGCTTTTTTGCAGGAGTATTTAAAATATATTCAGCTTGTTTTGGTTTCCGGTGTCCTCATTTATGTTATTTACCTGCGAAAAATTTGTTATGCGATGCCTGTGGGTATTTTGCTCGGCGGTGCTTTTTCGAACATTTACGACCGTTTCATTCACGAAGGTGTGGTCGATATGGTCTACTGGCACTGCGGTTTTAATTTTGCTGTCTTTAATTTTGCCGATGTGATGATAGATTTGGCTGTTGTATGGCTGCTTATTTTAAACTTTAAACCACAGTTATGTAAAAGTTAG
- a CDS encoding GGDEF domain-containing protein: MAGTLKRKKSRRNIDETSSEVDMPVISALDMDNPSSDIEIYAKEVLNALIADNLPPTPNNFSLYFDRLLEDKSENLRKQIHSILELEENNDDENTIALEQSLKQGFSSIKGILGVTANLYKNMSLMTKILEKRKEELADKPEAKEALAIISTLENDVTKLNSILKTQSTQMRSIYDDTAKIVKNVENETIFDNQFGVYNKRYLLTKIEQEMGLIKEFHHKSSLIMIELSRELKKSVKNDKAVLLMIRTIARLLLKTSRRSDIVAHYGNGVFSMLLKHTDIESAKKASERLCELVSNSNFFLADREIQLKISIGVTDIDPEFSVEEIVVSALDGIEKAYELKNTDYAVSLRK; this comes from the coding sequence ATGGCAGGTACACTAAAGAGAAAGAAAAGTCGTAGAAATATTGATGAAACGAGTTCTGAAGTAGATATGCCTGTCATTAGTGCTCTTGATATGGATAATCCGTCAAGTGATATAGAGATTTATGCCAAAGAGGTCTTAAATGCACTCATAGCCGATAATCTTCCTCCGACACCAAATAACTTTTCACTTTACTTTGACAGACTTTTAGAAGATAAAAGTGAAAACCTTCGTAAACAGATTCACTCTATTTTGGAACTTGAAGAGAATAATGACGATGAAAACACCATCGCACTTGAACAAAGTTTAAAACAGGGATTTAGTTCGATAAAAGGCATCTTGGGTGTTACGGCGAATCTTTACAAGAATATGTCACTTATGACAAAGATCTTGGAGAAGAGAAAAGAGGAGCTTGCAGATAAACCTGAAGCGAAAGAGGCTTTAGCGATTATCTCCACCTTGGAAAACGATGTCACAAAACTCAACTCCATTTTAAAAACGCAAAGTACGCAGATGCGTTCCATCTACGACGATACTGCCAAGATTGTTAAAAACGTTGAAAATGAAACTATCTTTGACAATCAGTTCGGCGTTTATAATAAACGCTACCTCTTAACGAAAATCGAACAGGAGATGGGACTTATCAAAGAGTTTCATCATAAAAGTTCTTTGATCATGATAGAACTCTCCCGTGAACTTAAAAAGAGCGTTAAAAATGACAAAGCGGTTCTTTTGATGATACGAACAATTGCACGATTGTTGTTAAAAACTTCACGCAGAAGTGATATTGTCGCGCATTACGGCAACGGTGTCTTTTCAATGCTTTTAAAACATACAGATATAGAGAGTGCGAAAAAAGCGAGTGAGCGTCTTTGCGAGCTTGTTTCAAATTCTAACTTCTTTTTGGCTGACCGTGAGATACAGTTGAAAATCTCTATCGGTGTGACAGATATTGATCCGGAATTTTCTGTTGAAGAGATTGTGGTAAGCGCGCTTGACGGAATTGAAAAAGCGTATGAATTGAAAAATACAGACTATGCAGTGTCACTGAGAAAATAG
- a CDS encoding YifB family Mg chelatase-like AAA ATPase, producing MKKIQCATNEGIDARVVAVEATLTKGLPSFSIVGMVSTAISEARERVKSALLSNDFSFPPKRITLNLSPSELSKSGSHFDLSIALLILLNESEEDFSEWFVFGELGLSGDVKENIQLYPLILSLANQGVIQKAIVPKESLEKLSKIPDVSFYGVSTLNEAVKLLKDQANAEPVQQNSSIEYPFYELGNAKYYYVKEYIEDFKDVKGQEIAKRAALIAAAGFHNILLEGSPGSGKSMISSRLRYILPPMQMPEILDMAKLQILEGKEPLFKPHRPFKSPHHSSTLASVFGGGSHKARIGEVGLANNGVLFFDELPYFSKSVLEALREPMQDNKIHISRVNAKVEYPANFLFIGAMNPCPCGNLLDEYKECRCNELEIQKYKNRLSEPFLDRIDINVVMQNVKNDDKASVGSKELHKKVVAANIFRQKRKQQNFNAKMSDAEIEKHCIMSEAASETLAMAIDRFKLSFRSIKKVQKVSRTIADLVESSVIEKEHLLEALSYRRR from the coding sequence ATGAAAAAAATTCAATGTGCGACAAATGAAGGAATCGATGCGAGAGTAGTTGCCGTAGAGGCAACACTAACAAAAGGCTTACCTTCTTTCTCCATTGTCGGAATGGTCTCGACTGCCATTTCAGAGGCGCGTGAGAGAGTGAAGTCTGCTCTTTTAAGTAATGATTTTTCTTTTCCTCCCAAGCGGATAACGCTGAACCTCTCTCCTAGTGAACTTTCTAAATCGGGTTCTCATTTCGATCTTAGCATCGCTCTTTTGATACTGCTCAATGAGAGTGAAGAAGATTTTTCGGAGTGGTTCGTATTTGGTGAACTTGGCCTTTCGGGTGATGTCAAAGAGAATATACAGCTCTATCCGCTCATCCTCTCCTTAGCCAATCAGGGTGTAATTCAAAAGGCAATTGTCCCTAAAGAGTCGCTGGAGAAACTCTCAAAAATTCCTGATGTCTCATTTTACGGTGTTTCCACGCTCAATGAAGCAGTAAAACTTTTAAAAGATCAGGCAAATGCAGAGCCTGTGCAGCAAAACAGCTCTATAGAGTATCCGTTTTATGAACTTGGCAATGCAAAATACTACTATGTAAAAGAGTATATAGAGGACTTTAAAGATGTAAAAGGACAAGAAATCGCTAAAAGAGCAGCACTCATTGCTGCTGCCGGATTTCATAATATCTTACTCGAAGGAAGTCCAGGATCAGGAAAGAGTATGATCTCTTCACGACTTCGTTATATCTTACCGCCGATGCAGATGCCGGAGATTCTTGATATGGCGAAGCTGCAGATATTAGAAGGGAAAGAACCGCTTTTTAAGCCGCATCGTCCCTTTAAATCGCCGCATCACTCCTCGACACTCGCTTCGGTATTTGGCGGTGGAAGTCATAAAGCCCGTATAGGCGAAGTGGGACTAGCGAACAATGGAGTTTTGTTCTTCGATGAACTGCCTTACTTTTCAAAGTCGGTTTTAGAGGCTTTGCGTGAGCCGATGCAGGACAATAAGATACACATTTCACGTGTCAATGCAAAAGTAGAGTATCCGGCAAATTTTCTTTTTATCGGCGCAATGAATCCTTGTCCCTGCGGAAATCTATTGGATGAGTATAAAGAGTGCAGATGCAACGAGCTTGAAATTCAGAAGTATAAAAATCGTCTTTCTGAGCCATTTTTGGATCGTATTGACATTAATGTCGTGATGCAGAATGTAAAGAATGATGACAAGGCGAGCGTGGGTTCAAAAGAGCTGCATAAAAAGGTGGTTGCTGCAAATATTTTCCGTCAAAAAAGAAAACAGCAGAATTTCAATGCAAAGATGAGTGATGCTGAGATAGAGAAACACTGTATTATGAGTGAAGCAGCAAGTGAAACACTTGCAATGGCGATAGATCGTTTTAAACTCTCTTTTCGCAGCATTAAAAAGGTGCAAAAGGTCTCCCGAACAATCGCTGATCTGGTTGAAAGCAGTGTTATAGAAAAAGAGCACCTGCTTGAGGCACTCTCTTATAGAAGACGTTAG
- the clpP gene encoding ATP-dependent Clp endopeptidase proteolytic subunit ClpP: MSYIPYVVEKTGRGERSYDIYSRLLKDRIVMLSGEVNDAVASTIVAQFLFLEAEDPEKDIYFYINSPGGVVTAGMAIYDTMNYIRPHVATICIGQAASMGAFLLSSGEKGKRYALPHARIMIHQPLGGAQGQATDIAIQAEEILRMKKELNEILSKNTGQDIKTIEADTDRDNFMSAAEAQEYGMIDEVLTKSDKE, from the coding sequence ATGAGTTATATTCCTTATGTAGTTGAAAAAACAGGGCGCGGTGAGCGTTCTTACGATATCTATTCACGTCTTTTAAAAGATCGCATCGTTATGCTCAGCGGTGAAGTGAATGATGCTGTCGCTTCGACTATTGTTGCGCAGTTCTTGTTCCTTGAAGCGGAAGATCCTGAGAAAGATATCTACTTCTACATCAACTCTCCGGGCGGTGTTGTAACAGCAGGAATGGCGATCTATGATACTATGAATTACATCCGTCCTCATGTCGCAACTATCTGTATTGGTCAAGCGGCATCTATGGGTGCGTTCTTGCTGTCATCAGGAGAGAAAGGCAAGCGTTATGCGCTGCCGCATGCCCGTATTATGATTCACCAGCCACTTGGCGGTGCACAGGGTCAGGCGACTGATATCGCAATTCAGGCAGAAGAGATTCTTCGTATGAAAAAAGAACTCAATGAGATTTTGTCAAAAAATACAGGACAGGATATCAAAACAATCGAAGCCGATACAGACCGTGACAATTTCATGAGTGCAGCAGAAGCACAGGAGTACGGAATGATTGACGAAGTTCTTACAAAGAGCGATAAAGAGTAA